From Bacteroidales bacterium, one genomic window encodes:
- a CDS encoding Na+ dependent nucleoside transporter, with amino-acid sequence MKNSKKGQSEKIGLFSKKFLKVALVIISVGLLCGFISGKPLNSVVSVKENVTESQQAAQKNQVAQKRSSNPAAQDVEKTVEASKAEAAANAGSAEMTKAQSDSLELAKFKANADSTKLAAQAQQDSIKISLAKRKAQFAQILQKKQLVFSWKSIGKGILGIALIIFIAWICSTDRKKINWKTVGMALLLQFIVAFSVLMFPAVQVFFEYMGKCFVAVLDWTKAGSNFLFGPLLDQTKIGYIFVFQILPTIIFFSALTSLFFYLGILQKVVWFMGWCLTKLMSISGAESLSCAGNIFLGQTEAPLMVKEYIPRMSRSELMLVMVSGMATMAGGVLAAYIAMLGCGDPVMTVEFAKHLLSASVMAAPGAIAMAKILKPETEPIDNSVEVTKEKLGDNVLDAISRGTTQGLKLAANVAAMLLVFYALIAGVNYILNIISFPAFDRWLTVFSHGRYTDLTLQCILSYLFTPVIWLTGVPTADLGLVGRLLGEKLILTEFIGYQSLTTMLQTSVFTSAKSIIMATYVLCGFANFASIGIIIGGVGGMAPNKQSILGEYGFRALLGATFVALISAAMVGMFLAE; translated from the coding sequence ATGAAGAACAGTAAGAAAGGACAATCAGAGAAGATTGGACTATTCAGCAAGAAGTTTTTAAAAGTTGCACTTGTCATTATTTCAGTCGGTTTGCTTTGCGGTTTTATTAGCGGCAAACCTTTAAACAGTGTTGTTTCCGTTAAGGAGAATGTAACTGAATCACAACAAGCTGCACAGAAAAATCAAGTAGCCCAGAAGCGTTCGTCAAATCCGGCTGCACAAGATGTTGAGAAAACGGTTGAGGCCAGCAAGGCTGAGGCTGCCGCTAACGCGGGTTCTGCAGAGATGACAAAAGCTCAGTCAGATTCTTTGGAACTGGCTAAGTTTAAGGCAAATGCGGACAGTACAAAACTGGCGGCCCAGGCGCAGCAAGATTCTATAAAGATTTCGCTTGCAAAAAGAAAGGCTCAGTTTGCACAAATACTTCAGAAGAAACAGCTTGTATTTAGCTGGAAATCAATTGGCAAGGGTATCCTTGGAATAGCTTTGATAATTTTCATAGCATGGATTTGTTCAACTGACCGTAAAAAAATAAATTGGAAAACGGTGGGAATGGCTCTGCTGCTGCAGTTTATAGTTGCGTTCTCCGTGCTGATGTTCCCTGCTGTTCAGGTATTTTTTGAGTACATGGGCAAATGCTTTGTGGCGGTTTTGGACTGGACAAAAGCGGGTTCCAACTTCCTGTTTGGACCGTTGCTGGATCAGACAAAAATTGGATACATATTTGTTTTCCAAATATTGCCGACAATCATATTCTTCTCCGCTCTGACTAGCTTGTTCTTCTATCTTGGTATTCTTCAGAAGGTTGTATGGTTCATGGGCTGGTGCCTGACAAAACTTATGAGTATTTCCGGCGCAGAGTCATTGTCTTGCGCAGGCAATATTTTCTTAGGTCAGACAGAGGCGCCTTTGATGGTAAAAGAGTACATACCAAGGATGAGCCGTTCTGAACTTATGCTTGTTATGGTTTCCGGAATGGCGACAATGGCAGGCGGCGTTCTTGCTGCTTATATTGCAATGCTTGGATGCGGCGACCCTGTTATGACAGTTGAATTTGCAAAGCACTTGCTGAGCGCATCTGTAATGGCCGCTCCCGGCGCTATTGCAATGGCAAAAATATTAAAGCCTGAGACTGAGCCAATTGACAACTCCGTTGAAGTTACCAAGGAGAAACTTGGAGATAATGTGCTGGATGCAATTTCCCGCGGAACAACTCAGGGACTTAAACTTGCAGCAAACGTTGCGGCAATGCTTCTTGTATTTTATGCATTGATAGCGGGTGTCAATTATATCTTGAACATCATAAGCTTCCCTGCATTTGACCGCTGGCTTACTGTATTTTCACACGGAAGATATACTGACCTGACGCTGCAATGCATTCTTTCTTACCTGTTTACTCCTGTCATTTGGTTGACTGGAGTTCCTACTGCAGATCTTGGTCTTGTAGGAAGATTGCTTGGTGAAAAATTAATTCTTACAGAATTTATTGGATATCAGAGTTTGACAACTATGTTGCAAACAAGCGTATTTACATCTGCTAAATCTATCATCATGGCAACTTACGTGCTTTGCGGATTTGCAAACTTTGCATCTATCGGAATTATAATAGGCGGAGTTGGAGGAATGGCGCCAAACAAACAATCCATACTTGGAGAGTACGGATTCCGCGCACTGCTTGGAGCCACATTTGTGGCGCTTATTTCTGCTGCAATGGTGGGGATGTTCCTGGCGGAGTAA
- a CDS encoding peroxiredoxin family protein produces MSNYKSLSIMRLGSVSLCFFMFFSFAFSAAAQAKHSTSAAVQTLSATAQAQQKTVGNSKKFTVTAKIAGMQKGDTLRFSEIILPGWGNKFSFDVVAQKDGYAFYSGSHSHDQLYLIEYYPVDKKVAASDRKGKEILISDGNYTLSGDRESIYYCVAGGKTYDAELSKILIARDSLSSLRGGLAKKIINAFAEKDTVNAQKFIGEFNGFGYYHKADNERIEAQMKKYVATHGNEFCALGILKDSYKPYEELRGRYDSLSRAGKQSHYGKQVASLLQKMEAVNVGKTAPDFEITVADKSTAVAAGNSSKPVTYRLSNFKGKYVLIYHYGLCPGTFQIDSSVIDLYKKHSDKLVVIGITDSYAQLRRTLKNTSPDDSMGNINVKGMITELLNHPWPVDAEVAEANNKALIDSYFLQGLPYFVFISPDGKILARSIGNAAFNAASEELNRSL; encoded by the coding sequence ATGTCTAACTATAAGTCACTTAGCATAATGAGATTGGGTTCAGTCTCATTATGTTTTTTTATGTTCTTCTCTTTTGCTTTTTCAGCCGCTGCGCAGGCAAAGCATTCTACATCTGCGGCCGTGCAGACTTTATCAGCCACCGCGCAAGCACAACAAAAAACTGTCGGGAACTCAAAGAAGTTTACTGTGACTGCAAAAATTGCGGGCATGCAAAAAGGTGATACACTGCGTTTTTCTGAGATTATTCTGCCCGGCTGGGGAAACAAATTTTCTTTTGATGTTGTTGCGCAAAAGGACGGTTATGCTTTTTACAGCGGCAGCCACTCCCATGACCAATTGTATTTAATTGAGTATTATCCTGTAGATAAGAAAGTTGCTGCATCAGATAGGAAGGGCAAAGAAATTTTAATCAGCGACGGCAACTATACTTTGAGCGGTGATAGGGAGTCAATTTATTACTGTGTGGCGGGAGGAAAAACTTATGATGCTGAACTCTCAAAAATATTAATTGCCAGGGACTCTTTGTCCTCTCTGCGTGGTGGGCTGGCTAAAAAAATTATTAACGCGTTTGCAGAAAAGGATACTGTGAATGCACAGAAATTTATTGGGGAGTTCAATGGATTCGGATATTACCATAAAGCTGATAATGAGAGAATTGAAGCGCAGATGAAGAAGTATGTTGCAACGCACGGAAATGAATTTTGCGCGCTTGGAATTTTGAAAGATTCTTACAAGCCGTATGAGGAGTTGCGCGGAAGGTATGATAGTCTTTCACGTGCAGGCAAACAGAGCCATTATGGAAAACAAGTGGCATCTCTGTTGCAAAAAATGGAGGCGGTAAATGTTGGTAAAACCGCACCTGATTTTGAGATAACGGTTGCGGACAAATCAACGGCTGTTGCTGCGGGTAATTCAAGTAAGCCAGTAACTTACAGATTGTCAAACTTTAAAGGTAAGTATGTTTTGATTTATCATTACGGACTTTGCCCAGGGACATTCCAGATAGATTCCAGCGTCATAGACTTGTATAAGAAGCACTCAGATAAACTGGTTGTTATAGGTATCACAGATTCTTATGCTCAGTTGCGCCGCACTTTGAAAAACACATCTCCTGATGACAGCATGGGAAATATAAATGTGAAAGGCATGATTACTGAACTGCTTAATCACCCTTGGCCCGTTGATGCAGAAGTTGCGGAAGCAAACAATAAAGCTCTGATTGACAGCTATTTCTTGCAGGGGCTTCCATATTTTGTCTTTATATCTCCCGACGGGAAAATCCTTGCCCGCAGCATCGGCAACGCAGCTTTTAACGCTGCCTCAGAGGAACTGAACCGCAGTTTATGA
- a CDS encoding transcriptional regulator translates to MLKELDPLLHSQLRLAIVSILMNVEEADFVYLKEKTDATAGNLSVQLDKLSEAKYISIKKEFVGKKTRTTCKMTEKGKKAFESYVDALKGYVKF, encoded by the coding sequence ATGTTGAAAGAATTAGATCCGCTTCTTCACTCGCAGCTTAGGCTCGCGATAGTTTCTATCCTCATGAATGTGGAAGAAGCAGACTTTGTATATCTAAAAGAGAAAACAGACGCAACTGCCGGCAATCTTAGCGTGCAGTTGGATAAACTCTCTGAGGCAAAGTATATTAGCATAAAGAAAGAATTTGTCGGGAAAAAAACCAGGACCACCTGCAAGATGACTGAAAAAGGTAAAAAAGCCTTTGAGAGCTATGTGGATGCTCTCAAAGGCTACGTTAAATTTTGA
- a CDS encoding hemerythrin domain-containing protein → MSSLDIKYKYAALTSSVPFAKWPLDLLMEYVLKVHHKGIRTNGPKLLQIAAKVKDKHGNEHPELVEVYELVNQSLQDLETHLTKEDQVLYPYLFELYEASENSKKIEQIHCGTIENPISVMVSDHDGEEERYARIIKLTNNFEVPKGACPAYRLLMTELEKFANALFEHIHLENNIIFPRCIELEKQVVQS, encoded by the coding sequence ATGAGCAGTTTAGATATAAAATATAAGTATGCAGCTCTTACATCCTCTGTGCCTTTTGCAAAATGGCCGCTGGATTTGCTGATGGAGTATGTGCTCAAAGTTCACCACAAGGGAATACGCACAAATGGTCCAAAACTATTGCAAATTGCTGCAAAGGTAAAAGACAAGCACGGGAATGAACACCCGGAATTGGTTGAAGTCTACGAACTTGTAAATCAATCCTTGCAAGATTTGGAAACGCATCTTACAAAAGAGGACCAGGTTCTGTACCCATACCTTTTTGAACTTTATGAGGCATCTGAGAACAGCAAAAAGATAGAGCAGATTCATTGCGGAACCATAGAAAACCCAATAAGTGTCATGGTTTCAGATCACGACGGAGAAGAGGAGAGATATGCCCGCATCATAAAGCTGACAAACAATTTTGAAGTGCCAAAAGGTGCTTGCCCCGCTTATCGCCTGCTGATGACAGAGTTAGAAAAGTTTGCAAACGCTCTCTTTGAACATATACATCTTGAGAACAACATAATTTTCCCAAGATGTATAGAACTGGAGAAGCAAGTTGTACAGAGCTAG
- the hcp gene encoding hydroxylamine reductase: MENSMFCYQCQETAKGIGCTFAGVCGKRASTSSAIDILLFAVRGVSIVADALRTGGYKIDQKVNLFVTDALFSTITNANFDDASLLLRVKKGFAIRNELLAAAKQENIEVPQVDEITWKGEEKDYLEKAKTVGVLREQNEDLRSLKELVLYGLKGMAAYHEHAIRLGFNEDSIHAFTQSAIAQMATKSMTADELVKLVMQTGKFGVDAMALLDKANTTRYGNPEITKVNLGVGTNPGILISGHDLRDIEQLLEQTEGTGVDVYTHGEMLPAHYYPAFKKYKHFIGNYGNAWWKQREEFAQFNGPIVFTTNCIVPPMENAVYKSRMFTSNSTGFPGCKHIETDENGHKDFSEVIALAKTCKAPVALESGEIVGGFAHNQVLALADKVVDAVKSGAIRKFIVMAGCDGRMKNREYYTEFAKALPKDCVILTAGCAKYKYNKLNLGDINGIPRVLDAGQCNDSYSLAVIALKLKEVFGLDDVNKLPIVYNIAWYEQKAVIVLLALLYLGVKNIHLGPTLPAFLSPNVAKVLVDNFGIAGIGTVDEDLKIFGITK; this comes from the coding sequence ATGGAAAATAGTATGTTTTGTTATCAGTGCCAGGAAACAGCAAAGGGTATTGGATGTACATTTGCCGGCGTATGCGGAAAACGCGCTTCTACCTCATCTGCAATTGATATTTTATTGTTTGCAGTAAGGGGTGTCTCGATTGTAGCAGATGCCTTAAGAACAGGGGGTTATAAGATAGACCAAAAGGTGAATCTGTTTGTAACGGATGCACTTTTCTCAACAATCACAAATGCAAACTTTGATGACGCAAGTTTACTATTGAGAGTAAAAAAGGGATTTGCTATTAGAAATGAATTGCTGGCCGCAGCTAAGCAAGAGAACATAGAAGTTCCTCAGGTTGATGAGATTACATGGAAGGGAGAGGAGAAAGATTATTTAGAGAAAGCTAAGACAGTAGGCGTATTAAGAGAACAAAATGAAGATTTGCGTTCTCTTAAAGAGCTTGTATTGTATGGATTAAAAGGAATGGCCGCATATCATGAGCACGCTATTCGTCTCGGATTTAATGAAGACAGCATTCACGCTTTTACACAATCTGCTATTGCTCAGATGGCTACAAAGAGCATGACGGCAGATGAGCTTGTAAAGCTTGTAATGCAGACAGGAAAGTTTGGCGTTGATGCTATGGCCCTATTGGATAAGGCAAACACCACCCGTTACGGCAATCCGGAGATTACAAAAGTTAATCTTGGAGTTGGCACCAACCCGGGAATTTTAATTAGCGGACATGATTTGCGTGATATTGAGCAGCTGCTGGAACAGACTGAGGGAACGGGAGTTGACGTTTACACTCACGGAGAAATGCTACCGGCTCACTACTATCCTGCATTCAAAAAATACAAACATTTTATTGGCAACTACGGCAACGCATGGTGGAAGCAGAGAGAGGAGTTTGCACAGTTTAACGGTCCAATTGTATTTACAACAAACTGCATTGTTCCGCCAATGGAAAATGCTGTGTATAAGAGCAGAATGTTTACAAGCAATTCAACCGGGTTCCCTGGATGCAAGCATATAGAAACGGATGAGAACGGACACAAAGATTTCTCAGAAGTTATTGCACTTGCAAAAACCTGCAAAGCTCCCGTTGCACTGGAGTCCGGAGAAATAGTTGGAGGATTTGCTCATAATCAGGTACTTGCACTTGCAGATAAAGTTGTTGACGCAGTTAAGTCCGGAGCAATCCGCAAGTTCATTGTAATGGCGGGTTGTGACGGCAGGATGAAAAATCGTGAATACTACACGGAGTTTGCAAAAGCTCTTCCAAAAGATTGCGTGATTCTTACCGCCGGGTGCGCAAAGTATAAATATAATAAGCTGAATCTTGGAGATATCAACGGCATACCACGCGTATTGGATGCAGGCCAATGCAATGATAGTTACTCACTTGCAGTAATAGCTCTTAAGCTTAAAGAGGTATTTGGACTTGATGATGTTAATAAGCTCCCGATAGTTTATAACATTGCCTGGTATGAGCAGAAGGCGGTAATAGTGCTGCTGGCGCTTCTGTATCTTGGAGTTAAGAACATTCACCTTGGCCCGACATTGCCTGCATTTTTATCACCAAACGTTGCAAAAGTTCTTGTAGACAATTTTGGAATTGCAGGAATTGGAACCGTTGATGAAGATTTGAAAATATTTGGAATAACAAAATAA
- a CDS encoding Crp/Fnr family transcriptional regulator, with translation MIDFDEITGTEVFKGCSKKETVEFLKKCSLKEEYYKTGDFIAMQDDTCSSLYLLTEGNIIAKMTNEEGKEVIIDHLKSPDILAPAFIFGSENYFPVSLQAENDCKLYALSREDFLKIMEADSTVLRNFLRIISDRSEFLSRKVNEFALQNLTERIITYLKFQRKISNVQDVAFIFGVARPSLSRAISMLAEKGVIKKTDEGYVLS, from the coding sequence ATGATTGATTTTGATGAAATAACTGGTACAGAGGTATTTAAGGGATGCTCTAAGAAAGAGACCGTAGAATTTCTTAAAAAATGTTCACTTAAAGAGGAATATTATAAGACCGGAGATTTTATAGCAATGCAGGATGATACTTGCTCCTCTTTATACTTGCTTACAGAGGGAAATATTATTGCTAAAATGACAAATGAAGAGGGGAAGGAGGTTATAATTGACCACTTGAAATCTCCTGATATCCTGGCACCTGCGTTTATCTTTGGGAGTGAGAATTATTTTCCCGTCTCATTACAGGCTGAAAACGACTGCAAGCTTTACGCTCTTTCCAGAGAGGACTTCCTTAAAATCATGGAGGCAGATTCAACTGTATTGCGTAACTTCTTGAGAATCATTTCAGATCGCAGTGAGTTTTTAAGCAGAAAAGTTAATGAATTCGCTTTGCAAAACTTGACAGAAAGAATCATTACATATCTTAAATTCCAGAGAAAAATCTCCAACGTTCAAGACGTGGCCTTTATCTTTGGTGTTGCAAGGCCCTCACTATCAAGGGCTATATCTATGCTCGCAGAAAAGGGCGTAATCAAAAAAACCGATGAGGGGTATGTGCTGAGTTAA
- a CDS encoding DUF488 family protein: MNIKLKRIYDAPAEDDGYRVLVDKLWPRGVKKSPNLMNYWAKEITPTDEMRKTFHADMENNWDAFRKSYKKMLEHSEALDSLIQGWRAAGYNTVTLLYASKAPKNHALILKDVIEKKLG, translated from the coding sequence ATGAACATAAAACTAAAACGTATTTATGATGCTCCCGCAGAGGATGACGGTTACAGGGTCCTGGTAGATAAACTTTGGCCGCGCGGAGTTAAGAAAAGTCCTAACTTAATGAATTACTGGGCAAAAGAGATTACTCCCACGGATGAGATGAGGAAAACATTTCACGCAGACATGGAGAATAATTGGGATGCCTTCCGCAAAAGCTATAAAAAAATGCTGGAACATTCTGAAGCTCTCGACAGTTTAATTCAGGGCTGGCGCGCTGCAGGATACAATACGGTCACTTTGCTCTATGCCTCCAAAGCTCCTAAAAATCACGCACTTATTTTGAAAGACGTCATTGAGAAGAAGCTAGGTTGA
- a CDS encoding thiamine pyrophosphokinase: MKQKNIIIVCDGDFPTAKQPLKVLRDAAGGAPSKSNSAGKRNGIIIACDGTVVNLAKNRFTPDYIVGDMDTLSAANQKKYKKLIHKNSSQKNNDQTKAFEFALQLVKEEAGAAKIANDAIAKSKAENATTTKSARANSSLQTQYKIIILGATGKREDHTLGNISLLADYAEVLKQNFSAKATTGNKKLKTDKGDPYNITVEIITDYGTFIPYLDSFKITGRPRSLASQKKGEQISFFAFDPTLRIKSKGLVYPLDNVKFDMWWKATLNEFAESNALLKFNHPAKVLIFRKF, encoded by the coding sequence ATGAAACAGAAGAACATAATTATTGTTTGTGACGGAGACTTTCCCACTGCAAAACAGCCGCTTAAAGTTTTGCGGGATGCAGCCGGGGGCGCGCCAAGCAAAAGCAATTCTGCCGGCAAGCGCAATGGGATAATCATTGCCTGTGACGGGACCGTGGTTAATCTTGCCAAAAACAGATTTACACCAGATTATATTGTTGGAGATATGGACACTTTGTCCGCAGCCAACCAGAAAAAATACAAGAAACTCATTCACAAAAATTCCAGCCAGAAGAACAATGACCAGACTAAGGCGTTTGAGTTTGCGCTGCAACTAGTCAAAGAAGAGGCAGGGGCTGCAAAAATAGCAAATGATGCTATTGCAAAGTCAAAAGCTGAAAACGCTACTACCACAAAGTCGGCACGCGCAAATAGCTCATTACAAACACAATACAAGATTATAATTCTTGGGGCAACTGGCAAAAGGGAAGATCACACGCTTGGGAACATCTCATTGCTTGCAGATTACGCAGAGGTGCTTAAACAGAACTTCTCTGCCAAAGCAACTACAGGTAATAAAAAACTCAAAACAGATAAAGGTGATCCATACAATATAACTGTCGAGATAATAACAGATTACGGCACCTTCATCCCTTACCTGGACAGCTTTAAAATCACAGGGCGACCAAGAAGTTTGGCGTCACAAAAGAAAGGTGAGCAAATCTCATTTTTTGCATTTGATCCAACACTGCGCATTAAATCTAAGGGATTAGTATATCCGCTTGATAATGTGAAGTTTGATATGTGGTGGAAGGCCACGCTCAATGAGTTTGCGGAAAGTAATGCTTTATTAAAATTCAATCATCCCGCAAAGGTTCTTATTTTCAGAAAATTCTAA
- a CDS encoding winged helix-turn-helix domain-containing protein: MNKNKKYTEQQEKLAKFAKALGHPARIAILDFLAKRDTCFFGGINDELPIAKATVSQHLKELKNAGLIQGEIEGPKVKYCINRDNWALAKQVFGEFFCNCQKKKGGCC, from the coding sequence ATGAATAAGAACAAGAAATATACGGAGCAGCAAGAGAAGCTGGCAAAGTTTGCAAAGGCATTGGGACATCCTGCGCGTATTGCAATTTTAGATTTCCTGGCTAAACGTGATACTTGTTTCTTTGGCGGCATTAATGATGAGCTTCCAATTGCAAAGGCAACTGTTTCTCAGCATCTCAAAGAGTTGAAAAATGCAGGCTTAATCCAGGGAGAGATAGAGGGGCCAAAAGTGAAGTATTGTATTAATAGAGATAATTGGGCGCTTGCAAAGCAAGTTTTTGGAGAGTTCTTTTGCAATTGCCAAAAGAAGAAGGGCGGGTGCTGCTAA
- a CDS encoding thioredoxin family protein, which produces MVIKVLGTGCSKCKALYAAVEKVVKENGINAELIKEEDLEKIMSYHVMALPALVVDEKVVAKGVISEAEIKKALMPAK; this is translated from the coding sequence ATGGTAATTAAAGTTTTAGGAACAGGATGCAGCAAATGCAAGGCATTATATGCTGCAGTTGAGAAAGTTGTAAAAGAGAATGGTATTAATGCTGAGCTGATTAAAGAGGAGGATTTGGAGAAGATTATGTCATATCATGTTATGGCTCTGCCGGCATTAGTGGTTGATGAAAAGGTTGTTGCTAAGGGGGTTATCTCTGAGGCTGAAATTAAAAAAGCATTGATGCCAGCTAAGTAG
- a CDS encoding permease → MLQRFADWLAYGILSLDAQSRLGSAVDFFIYDTIKILILLFIISSVMGVINAYFPIERLRNYLTKHKLYGLQYFFASFFGAITPFCSCSSIPLFIGFVKGGIPLGVTFSFLITSPLVNEVAVAMFLGTFGLRITVIYVVSGILLGIIGGFVLGKMKLEPYLSDWVKKIQKDSTAETKQWERDKATFMQRLPGIIHDSWGIVKGVLLYVIIGIAIGGAIHGYVPEGFFQQHMSQSNWYAVPLSVILGVPMYANAAGIVPVIEVFVAKGIPIGTALAFMMAVVGLSLPEATLLKKVMTWKLIGIFFGTITLFIILSGYLFNWLL, encoded by the coding sequence ATGTTGCAAAGATTTGCAGATTGGCTGGCTTATGGAATTTTGAGCCTGGACGCACAGTCCAGACTCGGGTCGGCCGTTGATTTTTTTATTTATGATACAATCAAGATTTTAATCTTGCTGTTTATAATCAGTTCTGTAATGGGAGTAATTAATGCTTATTTCCCTATAGAGAGATTACGTAATTATCTGACAAAACATAAGTTATACGGTCTGCAATATTTCTTTGCCTCATTCTTTGGAGCAATAACTCCGTTCTGTTCCTGTTCATCCATTCCGCTTTTTATCGGTTTTGTAAAAGGAGGAATACCGCTGGGGGTAACCTTTTCATTTCTTATAACGTCTCCGCTGGTTAATGAAGTGGCCGTTGCTATGTTCTTGGGTACCTTTGGTTTACGTATTACCGTTATCTATGTTGTCAGCGGTATCTTGCTTGGAATTATTGGCGGCTTTGTGCTTGGCAAAATGAAATTGGAACCTTATCTGAGTGATTGGGTCAAAAAAATTCAGAAGGATTCAACGGCAGAAACTAAGCAGTGGGAGAGAGATAAGGCTACTTTTATGCAGCGTCTCCCTGGTATTATTCATGATTCCTGGGGGATTGTAAAAGGTGTGCTGCTGTATGTTATTATTGGTATCGCGATAGGTGGTGCAATTCACGGTTATGTTCCTGAGGGATTTTTCCAGCAGCACATGTCTCAAAGCAATTGGTATGCGGTTCCGTTGTCTGTCATTCTTGGAGTGCCTATGTACGCCAATGCAGCTGGTATTGTGCCTGTTATAGAGGTCTTTGTAGCAAAGGGAATCCCAATTGGAACGGCGTTAGCTTTTATGATGGCGGTTGTTGGATTATCATTGCCGGAGGCAACGTTGCTTAAAAAAGTAATGACGTGGAAACTGATTGGAATTTTCTTTGGGACAATAACTCTGTTTATTATCCTGTCCGGTTACTTGTTTAACTGGCTCTTGTAG
- the fmt gene encoding methionyl-tRNA formyltransferase — protein sequence MKIGKIIYMGTPEFAVAPLKALLDNGYNVAAVVTVPDRPKGRGLQLAESDVKKFACSKNIPVLQPEKLRDENFLKELSSFNADIFIVVAFRMLPQCVWQMPKFGTFNLHGSLLPRYRGAAPINWAIMNGEKETGVTTFFIDEQIDTGKILMQEHCPVEPRETMGTLHDKLMSMGAKLVVDTVRGLEAGTLKAVAQDDITATATTTATANSSKLEPCPAPKITKETCRIDWNRSAQQIDAQVRGLSPYPGATTVLEGEEKSIDVKIYSTDLCNETLQKKSVGSLTTDGKTYIRITCGDGNQLEVKELQMAGKKRMKTEDFLRGFRGIENYKSQLNK from the coding sequence ATGAAAATAGGAAAAATCATATACATGGGCACTCCGGAATTTGCGGTTGCCCCTCTTAAAGCGCTGCTGGACAATGGCTACAATGTTGCGGCTGTTGTTACAGTTCCCGACAGGCCAAAGGGCCGCGGGCTTCAGCTTGCTGAGAGCGATGTGAAAAAATTTGCTTGCTCAAAAAATATTCCCGTACTCCAGCCAGAAAAATTAAGGGATGAAAATTTCCTAAAAGAGCTTTCCTCTTTTAATGCAGATATCTTTATTGTTGTGGCTTTTAGAATGTTACCGCAGTGCGTCTGGCAGATGCCAAAGTTTGGAACATTCAACCTGCACGGTTCATTGCTGCCAAGATACAGAGGCGCCGCCCCCATCAACTGGGCAATAATGAACGGAGAAAAAGAGACGGGTGTAACTACATTTTTCATTGATGAGCAGATAGATACCGGGAAGATTTTAATGCAAGAACACTGCCCTGTTGAGCCGCGTGAAACAATGGGAACGCTGCATGACAAGCTGATGTCAATGGGCGCCAAGTTGGTTGTGGATACGGTTCGCGGTCTTGAAGCAGGGACATTAAAGGCTGTTGCACAGGATGATATTACTGCAACAGCAACAACAACAGCAACAGCAAATTCAAGCAAGCTTGAACCCTGCCCGGCTCCAAAAATCACAAAAGAGACTTGCCGCATAGATTGGAACAGAAGCGCGCAACAAATTGATGCTCAGGTACGCGGGCTTTCCCCTTATCCCGGCGCCACTACTGTACTTGAAGGTGAAGAAAAATCCATTGACGTAAAAATTTACTCAACGGATTTATGCAATGAAACCTTGCAAAAAAAATCTGTCGGGAGCCTGACAACTGACGGCAAAACATACATCCGCATTACTTGTGGAGATGGCAACCAACTGGAAGTAAAAGAATTGCAGATGGCAGGCAAAAAGCGGATGAAAACAGAAGACTTCCTGCGCGGCTTCCGCGGAATTGAAAACTACAAGAGCCAGTTAAACAAGTAA